From Veillonella dispar, one genomic window encodes:
- a CDS encoding type II toxin-antitoxin system RelE/ParE family toxin, with protein MEKPKFISYTRPNGRNEFEEFYNSLPTKDRNKLRATIDMIEKAGIQPAIQLEWVKKLNSEIYEIRSKISSNIQRALYFHIKNNQYIITHGFTKKTQKTPIKEIIRAKQIKQEFEEEYYATKTIR; from the coding sequence ATGGAGAAACCTAAGTTTATATCTTATACTAGACCAAATGGTCGTAACGAGTTTGAAGAATTTTATAACTCACTCCCTACAAAAGATAGAAATAAACTACGTGCCACCATTGATATGATTGAAAAAGCAGGCATACAACCAGCAATACAACTTGAATGGGTAAAAAAATTAAATTCTGAAATATACGAGATACGATCAAAAATATCTTCGAATATACAAAGAGCTTTATATTTTCACATAAAAAATAATCAATATATTATTACACATGGATTTACTAAAAAAACTCAAAAGACACCGATAAAAGAAATAATAAGAGCTAAGCAGATAAAACAAGAATTTGAGGAGGAATATTATGCCACTAAAACCATTAGATAA
- a CDS encoding helix-turn-helix domain-containing protein, which produces MPLKPLDKIFEKDRNNPTLTESYLEEKAKLENALAVLKAREAAGLTQRDLAKKSGVPQSTIARIEKGANTSLSTMCKIAFALDKQVKISLV; this is translated from the coding sequence ATGCCACTAAAACCATTAGATAAGATATTTGAGAAAGATAGAAATAATCCTACTTTAACAGAAAGTTATTTAGAGGAAAAAGCTAAATTAGAAAATGCCTTAGCTGTTTTAAAAGCACGAGAGGCTGCAGGACTAACACAACGTGATTTAGCGAAAAAATCTGGAGTTCCACAGTCTACAATCGCCCGTATAGAAAAAGGTGCCAATACAAGTTTAAGCACTATGTGTAAAATTGCATTTGCTTTAGATAAACAAGTGAAGATTAGTTTAGTATAA
- the tnpA gene encoding IS200/IS605 family transposase, whose protein sequence is MATKTQSLAHTKWLCKYHIVFTPKYRRKVIYNQYRNSLREILRRLCEYKGVKIIEGELMADHVHMLVLIPPKISVSSFMGYLKGKSALMMFDKHANLKYKFGNRHFWSEGYYVSTVGLNEATVKKYIREQELHDQMKDKLSVKEYEDPFKGSK, encoded by the coding sequence ATGGCAACAAAGACACAGAGCCTTGCGCACACAAAATGGTTATGCAAATACCACATAGTATTTACACCTAAGTATAGACGTAAAGTTATATATAATCAATACAGAAATAGCTTACGTGAAATACTGAGACGTTTATGTGAATATAAGGGCGTCAAGATTATAGAGGGGGAGCTTATGGCAGATCATGTGCATATGCTAGTGTTAATTCCACCTAAAATATCAGTTTCATCTTTTATGGGATATCTAAAGGGTAAAAGTGCGCTAATGATGTTCGATAAACACGCAAACTTAAAGTATAAATTTGGAAATAGACACTTTTGGTCCGAGGGATATTATGTAAGTACGGTAGGATTAAATGAAGCTACCGTAAAAAAATATATACGTGAGCAAGAGTTACATGACCAAATGAAAGATAAACTTAGTGTAAAAGAATATGAGGACCCTTTTAAGGGTAGCAAGTAA
- a CDS encoding CGGC domain-containing protein: MTKKIAVLVNEDTMQRCSCGGCLKAFMNKADSFERYADEDIELVGFTHSGGDLAKKIESFKKKGVTTVHLSTCTRGKNENYESIAEQCAEAGFDVVGYTHGGAVSKDGKEAVVLSAKPVTSDQ; the protein is encoded by the coding sequence ATGACTAAAAAAATTGCAGTTCTCGTTAATGAGGATACAATGCAGCGCTGTTCTTGCGGTGGTTGTTTAAAAGCATTTATGAATAAAGCAGATTCCTTTGAGCGTTATGCAGACGAGGATATTGAGTTGGTCGGTTTCACACACAGTGGTGGCGATCTAGCTAAGAAAATTGAGTCTTTCAAGAAAAAAGGTGTTACTACGGTTCATCTTTCTACCTGTACTCGTGGTAAGAATGAAAATTATGAAAGCATCGCAGAGCAGTGTGCCGAGGCGGGCTTTGATGTAGTTGGCTATACCCATGGTGGTGCCGTTTCTAAAGATGGTAAAGAAGCGGTCGTACTTTCAGCTAAACCAGTAACATCAGATCAATAA